A DNA window from Daucus carota subsp. sativus chromosome 3, DH1 v3.0, whole genome shotgun sequence contains the following coding sequences:
- the LOC135151269 gene encoding uncharacterized protein LOC135151269, whose amino-acid sequence MGVKGASDETLKNFLIAGLKVGTDFWKHLQGKDPASLSELYSVAESFKKVEQSLAENQKEIAKSKYKRKDRTPSPEPRGRARSPGRVNMTSSKRTWSPPPRQSGVYTPLTASAEHVYAMTKDKVPFQKPQPIPQHIAKDKKKYCDFHESAGHSTSECRHLKEEIEYLLKEGYLTEWVKKYRTDHPPERRGLGALQNDRADEKQNDTQFVREGSIRSIFGGPYIGGGSRKAMEKYAKEAKDYPLTNVNHLSARAPRVFKGETMDITFTEDDARWVHHPHNDALVIAIRIAALNVHRVFVDNGSSVNILYFDTYKKMGLPDKDMTVENLYIYGFGGEAIKAKGTIRLPVTLGEAPRAATQIAEFVVIDHPSAHNALMGRPLLKDMRIITSIYHLTLKFPTPGGVGCVKGSQYESRDCYGRSLKNFRDRRGVPLHEELHSVHALYLVQYPESDSEDAPSPPPLGGRVPHKGEPTPVDESTSEECEELVIEMEEAPPKKVRRMDQREIVMELEEPSPPKEVFKDVPSEPKETLHQFDFDLDPRLPMQVQNTGPAEDTIDVQVTPGSDGKILKIGSKLGPEVRSKLIEFLTNSLDVFAWSHEDMVGIDPAVMCHHLNVDPSKKGARQKRRPISGERAEALQEEVDRLLKAGLVKESFYPKWLANPVLVKKPNGKWRTCIDFTDLNKACPKDSFPLPRIDQLVDSTAGHALLSFMDAYSGYNQIPMYELDQEHTSFITDRGLYCYIGMPFGLINAGATYQRLVNMMFKDQIGKTMEVYVDDMLVKSKKDDDHVAHLSEMFEILRKFRMKLNPQKCVFGVESGKFLGFMVNHRGIEANPAKIKALLDMKSPANVKQVQSLTGRIAALNRFVSKSSEKCKEFFKAIKGASKDFEWTEECEDAFIKIKKHLGEPPLLAKPQEGETLVL is encoded by the coding sequence ATGGGAGTGAAAGGAGCCTCAGAcgaaaccctgaagaacttccTTATCGCTGGACTCAAGGTTGGTACCGACTTCTGGAAGCACCTCCAAGGGAAGGACCCGGCCTCTCTGTCCGAGCTATATTCCGTAGCCGAATCCTTCAAAAAGGTAGAGCAGTCGTTGGCCGAGAATCAAAAGGAGATCGCCAAatctaaatacaaaagaaaagatCGCACTCCCAGTCCAGAACCAAGAGGACGCGCCCGCTCTCCGGGTAGGGTAAATATGACTTCGAGCAAAAGAACTTGGAGTCCTCCTCCAAGACAGTCAGGAGTATATACCCCGTTAACAGCCTCAGCTGAACATGTCTATGCGATGACCAAGGATAAGGTGCCGTTCCAGAAACCTCAACCTATTCCGCAACACATAGCCAAAGACAAAAAGAAGTATTGCGACTTCCACGAGTCAGCAGGACATAGCACCTCCGAGTGTCGGCATCTGAAAGAGGAAATCGAATATCTACTCAAAGAAGGATACCTAACGGAATGGGTAAAAAAGTACAGGACAGACCATCCTCCGGAAAGACGCGGCCTCGGTGCTTTACAGAATGACAGGGCTGATGAAAAGCAGAACGATACTCAATTTGTAAGAGAAGGCAGCATCAGGAGCATATTCGGGGGACCTTACATAGGGGGAGGCAGTCGAAAGGCAATGGAGAAATATGCTAAGGAAGCGAAGGACTACCCTCTTACCAACGTGAACCACCTATCGGCCAGAGCCCCACGAGTATTTAAGGGAGAAACCATGGACATCACCTTTACGGAGGACGATGCGAGGtgggtacaccatcctcataatGATGCTTTGGTGATCGCCATCCGCATCGCTGCCTTAAATGTTCATCGAGTATTTGTCGACAATGGTAGTTCGGTCAACATTCTCTACTTCGACACCTACAAGAAGATGGGATTACCAGATAAAGACATGACCGTAGAGAATCTCTACATATATGGCTTCGGAGGGGAGGCCATTAAAGCCAAAGGAACCATACGCTTGCCAGTCACCTTAGGAGAGGCTCCACGAGCGGCCACTCAAATTGCCGAGTTTGTGGTCATCGACCATCCCTCAGCGCATAATGCACTTATGGGACGCCCCCTCTTGAAGGACATGAGGATAATCACCTCCATTTATCATCTTACTTTGAAGTTCCCCACTCCTGGAGGAGTTGGTTGTGTGAAGGGATCCCAATATGAATCTCGCGATTGCTATGGCCGGTCACTCAAGAATTTTCGAGACAGAAGGGGAGTGCCACTCCATGAAGAACTTCATTCGGTCCATGCTCTCTACCTCGTTCAGTATCCAGAAAGCGACAGTGAAGACGCGCCCAGCCCCCCACcactcggaggacgcgtcccTCACAAGGGCGAGCCCACTCCTGTCGATGAATCAACGTCCGAAGAATGTGAAGAATTGGTTATCGAAATGGAAGAGGCACCTCCAAAGAAAGTCAGGAGGATGGATCAACGGGAGATCGTCATGGAGTTAGAGGAGCCCTCTCCTCCCAAAGAGGTCTTTAAGGACGTGCCCTCAGAACCAAAGGAAACCTTGCACCAGTTCGACTTCGACTTAGACCCAAGATTACCCATGCAAGTGCAGAACACGGGGCCAGCTGAAGATACGATCGACGTGCAAGTTACACCGGGGAGTGATGGCAAGATCCTGAAGATAGGATCCAAACTAGGTCCAGAGGTAAGGAGCAAGCTGATAGAATTCCTTACAAATAGCCTCGACGTATTTGCTTGGAGCCACGAGGATATGGTGGGGATAGACCCGGCAGTTATGTGCCATCACCTGAATGTCGACCCCTCTAAAAAAGGTGCTAGACAAAAGAGAAGACCCATCAGCGGAGAAAGAGCCGAGGCCCTGCAGGAGGAAGTCGATCGCCTCTTGAAAGCAGGATTAGTGAAGGAGTCGTTCTACCCGAAATGGCTAGCAAACCCCGTACTTGTCAAGAAACCCAATGGGAAGTGGCGCACATGCATAGACTTCACGGATCTCAACAAGGCGTGTCCAAAGGATAGCTTCCCACTCCCTCGTATTGATCAGCTGGTAGATTCGACGGCAGGACACGCCCTCCTCAGCTTTATGGATGCCTACTCGGGGTACAATCAGATTCCCATGTATGAACTCGACCAGGagcacacctccttcatcaccgACAGGGGTCTATATTGCTACATCGGCATGCCCTTTGGGCTCATCAACGCAGGGGCGACTTATCAAAGGTTGGTGAACATGATGTTTAAAGATCAGATTGGGAAGACAATGGAAGTGTATGTAGACGACATGCTGGTTAAATCCAAAAAGGACGATGACCACGTTGCCCACCTGTCTGAGATGTTCGAAATCCTAAGGAAATTTAGAATGAAACTCAACCCGCAGAAATGTGTGTTCGGAGTGGAGTCGGGAAAGTTCCTTGGTTTTATGGTTAACCACAGGGGCATAGAGGCCAACCCAGCAAAGATCAAAGCATTACTGGACATGAAGTCCCCAGCCAACGTTAAGCAAGTGCAAAGTCTGACAGGAAGGATAGCCGCCTTAAATAGGTTCGTGTCAAAATCCTCGGAGAAATGCAAGGAGTTTTTCAAGGCCATCAAAGGTGCATCCAAAGATTTCGAGTGGACGGAGGAGTGCGAGGACGCCTTCATAAAAattaagaaacatttgggcgaGCCACCCCTCTTAGCCAAACCTCAGGAAGGAGAGACGCTTGTCCTTTAG